The Parcubacteria group bacterium genome includes a region encoding these proteins:
- a CDS encoding twin-arginine translocase TatA/TatE family subunit, with the protein MFGLGIPEITIILIAAVIFFFGGEKLSELARALGRFTGEFKKGKAEMEKEIKKVEKEFKSDKKS; encoded by the coding sequence ATGTTTGGACTAGGTATCCCCGAAATAACAATAATTTTAATCGCGGCGGTGATTTTCTTTTTTGGCGGGGAAAAACTATCGGAATTGGCGAGGGCGTTGGGCCGGTTTACCGGAGAATTTAAAAAAGGCAAAGCGGAAATGGAAAAAGAAATAAAAAAAGTCGAAAAAGAATTTAAATCTGATAAAAAATCGTAG